Proteins from a genomic interval of Kitasatospora herbaricolor:
- a CDS encoding HemK2/MTQ2 family protein methyltransferase: MWLLKPPGVYRAQDDTDLLISSLAREHLREGDEVLDIGTGTGAVALAAAGTGARVTAIDVSRRALATAWVNGALNGRRIHVRHGDLLEPVRGRLFDLIASNPPYVPAAGDALPTHGAARAWDAGPDGRALIDRICRDAPRVLAPGGVLLLVHSSLSGVEASCRALSRAGLRTEVAARQRIPFGPVMSARAEWFEEQGLIATGVRHEELAVIRGVRAA; encoded by the coding sequence ATGTGGCTGTTGAAACCTCCTGGTGTCTACCGAGCGCAGGATGACACCGACCTGCTGATATCGAGCCTGGCCCGCGAACACCTCCGGGAAGGGGACGAGGTTCTGGACATCGGCACCGGCACCGGGGCGGTGGCCCTCGCCGCCGCCGGCACCGGGGCCCGCGTCACCGCGATCGACGTCTCGCGCCGCGCCCTGGCCACGGCCTGGGTCAACGGCGCACTGAACGGACGGCGCATCCACGTACGGCACGGGGACCTGCTGGAGCCCGTGCGCGGGCGGCTCTTCGATCTGATCGCCTCCAATCCCCCGTACGTGCCGGCGGCGGGCGACGCCCTGCCGACCCACGGCGCGGCGCGTGCCTGGGACGCCGGGCCCGACGGACGCGCACTGATCGACCGGATCTGCCGCGATGCCCCACGAGTGCTGGCTCCGGGCGGTGTCCTGCTCCTGGTGCACTCCTCGCTGTCCGGGGTCGAGGCGAGCTGCCGGGCGCTCTCCCGGGCCGGTCTGCGGACCGAGGTGGCCGCCCGGCAGCGGATCCCTTTCGGCCCGGTCATGTCGGCGCGCGCCGAGTGGTTCGAGGAGCAGGGACTGATCGCCACCGGGGTGCGACACGAGGAACTGGCGGTGATCCGCGGTGTCCGGGCGGCCTGA
- a CDS encoding acyl-CoA desaturase yields MAIAEESSASLTGTAAVRAAGQRVAPPPYDGTSPFPRDESTGQQRVPTWQLAFTALIVAFPFLALALAAWLLWGSIIGPADVVLGVLLYCVTGLGVTVGFHRGLTHGSFTPNRPVKIAMAVAGSMSFQGDVIGWVAVHRRHHAFTDRPGDPHSPFRFGTSLTGELRGLAHAHIGWMFTADTTPAAHYAPDLLADRDLRAVSRAFPVLCVLSLALPFGAGWLIGGSAHAALTALLWAGLVRVALLQHVTWSVNSLCHMIGQRPFRTRRHDRATNLWPLALLSFGESWHNLHHADPTCARHGVDRGQIDITAAVIRVLERCGWVRNVRWPAAGRLDTRRRA; encoded by the coding sequence ATGGCCATCGCAGAAGAGTCCTCAGCGTCACTCACAGGCACCGCCGCCGTGCGCGCGGCCGGGCAGCGCGTCGCGCCGCCGCCCTACGACGGCACCTCGCCCTTCCCGAGGGACGAATCCACCGGTCAGCAACGGGTGCCGACCTGGCAGCTGGCCTTCACGGCACTGATCGTGGCGTTTCCCTTCCTGGCCTTGGCGCTCGCGGCGTGGCTGCTGTGGGGCAGCATCATCGGCCCGGCCGATGTCGTTCTGGGCGTCCTGCTGTACTGCGTCACGGGGCTGGGCGTCACGGTGGGATTCCACCGCGGTCTCACCCACGGCAGTTTCACCCCCAACCGCCCCGTCAAGATCGCGATGGCGGTCGCCGGGTCCATGAGCTTCCAGGGGGACGTGATCGGCTGGGTGGCCGTCCACCGCCGTCACCACGCGTTCACCGACCGCCCCGGCGACCCGCACTCACCGTTCCGGTTCGGCACCAGCCTCACCGGCGAACTCCGGGGCCTGGCCCACGCCCACATCGGCTGGATGTTCACAGCCGACACCACCCCGGCTGCCCATTACGCTCCGGACCTCCTGGCGGACCGGGACCTGCGGGCGGTTTCCCGGGCGTTCCCGGTGCTGTGCGTGCTCTCCCTGGCGCTGCCGTTCGGGGCCGGTTGGCTGATCGGCGGTTCCGCGCACGCGGCGCTCACCGCACTCCTGTGGGCCGGCCTCGTCCGGGTCGCCCTGCTGCAGCACGTGACATGGAGCGTCAACTCGCTGTGCCACATGATCGGACAGCGCCCCTTCCGCACCCGCCGCCACGACCGGGCCACCAACCTCTGGCCGCTCGCTCTGCTCTCCTTCGGCGAGAGCTGGCACAACCTGCACCATGCCGACCCCACCTGCGCCCGCCATGGTGTCGACCGCGGACAGATCGACATCACCGCCGCCGTGATCCGCGTGCTGGAACGGTGCGGATGGGTCAGGAACGTCCGCTGGCCGGCAGCCGGCCGACTGGACACCCGCCGGCGAGCCTGA
- a CDS encoding GAF and ANTAR domain-containing protein, translating to MARTLPLLRSSDGTPDLTVLRGAGERALGVDCLAVSVLDSVGQRELLWCSGDLARTFDDLEFTLGEGPGYDAITSGMSVLVPDVARISADRWPGLTVELGPLPVRAIFCFPLAVGAIQVGSLTTLRRTRGPLTGAQADDAFVLASALTSLFLDGPDDDTKAPTGPALLRAVVHQATGMVSVQLEVPLPVALVRLRAYAYASGRPIADVSRDILDRVVRLGDNGRELPTGGEKD from the coding sequence ATGGCGCGCACACTGCCGCTGCTGCGATCATCCGACGGCACGCCGGACCTCACCGTCCTCCGGGGAGCAGGAGAGCGGGCACTCGGGGTGGACTGCCTGGCGGTCTCCGTCCTGGACAGTGTCGGTCAACGCGAACTCCTCTGGTGCTCCGGAGATTTGGCCCGCACGTTCGATGACCTTGAGTTCACCCTGGGGGAAGGTCCCGGCTACGACGCCATCACGAGCGGCATGTCCGTCCTGGTTCCGGACGTGGCCCGGATCTCCGCGGATCGCTGGCCCGGGCTGACCGTGGAGCTGGGGCCGCTTCCGGTCCGGGCGATCTTCTGCTTCCCCCTCGCGGTGGGGGCCATCCAGGTGGGCTCACTCACCACCCTGCGCCGCACCCGCGGTCCCCTCACCGGGGCCCAGGCCGACGACGCCTTCGTCCTCGCCTCGGCGCTCACCTCGCTCTTCCTGGACGGCCCGGACGACGACACGAAGGCGCCGACGGGCCCGGCACTCCTGCGTGCGGTGGTCCACCAGGCGACCGGAATGGTCAGCGTCCAGCTCGAAGTCCCCCTGCCCGTCGCCCTGGTGCGTCTTCGGGCCTACGCCTATGCGTCCGGCCGGCCGATCGCCGACGTGTCCCGGGACATCCTCGACCGGGTCGTGCGCCTGGGTGACAATGGCAGAGAACTGCCCACGGGCGGGGAGAAGGACTGA
- a CDS encoding iron-containing redox enzyme family protein, translating to MPLAETGTADPWGEDHQLALYVCYELHYRAFAGVDAGWEWHPAVLGLRRVLEDTFLDALRTETGTVAPLAGQLGELLLEPADGEGPSYFLLREGERWQAREYLVLRSLYHLKEADPQSWVIPRLHGAAQAALVAVQYDEYGAGRPERTHSRLYAEMMADLGLDGSYGRYLDLVPAPALAVVNLMSLFALHRAHRGALIGQFAGVEITSSPGSARLAAALERLGAGPAGTRFYQEHVEADAVHEQLMRHGVIDALLRDEPGLEDDIAFGLAASVLLDERLAEHALTRWTRGSTALLAPLPAP from the coding sequence GTGCCGCTCGCCGAAACGGGCACGGCCGACCCCTGGGGCGAGGACCACCAGCTGGCCCTCTACGTCTGCTACGAACTGCACTACCGCGCCTTCGCCGGTGTGGACGCCGGGTGGGAATGGCACCCCGCGGTCCTTGGCCTGCGCCGCGTTCTGGAGGACACCTTCCTGGACGCCCTGCGCACGGAGACGGGGACGGTGGCCCCGCTGGCGGGGCAACTGGGCGAGCTCCTGCTGGAGCCCGCCGACGGTGAGGGTCCTTCCTACTTCCTGCTGCGCGAAGGCGAGCGGTGGCAGGCCCGCGAGTACCTGGTGCTCCGCTCCCTCTACCACCTGAAGGAGGCCGACCCGCAGAGCTGGGTGATCCCCCGCCTCCACGGCGCGGCCCAGGCGGCGCTCGTCGCGGTCCAGTACGACGAATACGGGGCGGGGCGCCCCGAGCGGACCCACTCCCGGCTGTACGCCGAAATGATGGCGGACCTGGGCCTGGACGGATCCTACGGACGCTACCTGGATCTCGTGCCCGCCCCGGCGCTGGCCGTGGTCAACCTGATGTCGCTGTTCGCCCTGCACCGCGCGCACCGCGGCGCCCTGATCGGGCAGTTCGCCGGCGTGGAGATCACGTCCTCGCCCGGATCCGCCCGGCTGGCCGCAGCCCTGGAGCGCCTCGGCGCCGGGCCCGCGGGCACCCGGTTCTACCAGGAGCACGTCGAGGCCGACGCCGTCCACGAACAGCTCATGCGCCACGGTGTCATCGACGCGCTGCTGAGGGACGAACCCGGCCTGGAGGACGACATCGCGTTCGGCCTCGCCGCGAGCGTCCTGCTCGACGAACGCCTCGCCGAGCACGCCCTCACCCGATGGACGCGCGGCAGCACCGCACTCCTCGCCCCGCTCCCGGCTCCCTGA
- a CDS encoding HAMP domain-containing protein, with protein MPGPARPDLGLRPCTQRGRRRPMTGSTKPQSAHRGEGDGAAQVGEPDLRRLLAGLTAVRDGDFGTRLPDDADGLLGEIATVFNGMVDQLSLFTSEVTRVAREVGTEGRLGGQAEVPGVSGTWKDLTDSVNAMAGNLTTQVRDIAQVATAVAKGDLSQKIDVAARGEILELKNTVNTMVDQLSSFAAEVTRVAREVGSEGRLGGQAQVPGVAGTWRDLTDSVNFMAGNLTDQVRNIAQVTTAVAKGDLSQKITVDARGEILELKNTVNTMVDQLSSFAGEVTRVAREVGTEGRLGGQADVKGVSGTWRDLTDSVNSMAGNLTAQVRSIAQVATAVAGGDLSQKIRVDARGEILELKETINTMVDQLSAFAGEVTRVAREVGTEGRLGGQADVRDVSGTWRDLTESVNVMADNLTAQVRSIAEVTTAVAQGDLSQKIRVDARGEILELKETINTMVDQLSAFADEVTRVAREVGTEGNLGGQATVRGVSGTWKDLTDNVNVMASNLTGQVRSIAQVATAVARGDLSQKITVEAKGEVAALAGVINTMVDTLSAFADEVTRVAREVGTEGTLGGQARVPNVAGTWKDLTDNVNSMANNLTGQVRNIAQVTTAVARGDLTRKIDVDARGEILELKTTINTMVDQLSSFAAEVTRVAREVGSEGRLGGQAEVEGVSGTWKRLTENVNELAGNLTRQVRAIAEVTSAVAEGDLTRSITVDASGEVADLKDNINFMVESLRETTRANEDQDWLKSNLARISALMQGRRDLAVVAELIMDELTPLVGAQYGAFYLAEETADTTFLNLIGSYAFPPGETPARFRLGESFVGQAARSRRTIAVDSLPAGYVSVSSGLGRAEPKTLIVLPIVVEGQVLGVIELATVHDFTPVHRAFLEQLMETIGVNVNTIVANARTDELLDESQRLTSELQVRSAELQSRQEELQSSNAELEDKAALLAAQNRDIETKNLEIEQARQELEDRAHQLSLASTYKSEFLANMSHELRTPLNSLLILAQLLAQNPTRNLTAKQVEYAGIIHSAGSDLLQLINDILDLSKVEAGKMDVTPEHIPLNKLLDYVEATFRPLTTQKSLTFEINTAAGVPAQLLTDDYRLRQVLRNLLSNAVKFTERGSVELRIEVADAASVPEAARRDEEPVIAFHVIDTGIGIEPQHLESVFGAFQQADGTTSRKYGGTGLGLSISREIAYLLGGAITARSTPGHGSVFTLYLPASRPEFLALSADSPRVALEAGPAEVTPPGQGAPTGYLPAPEPSQPRRLLVIEERPRGLLSLVAESAVADLAGHADPADPRGAFEVITTMGAREAAETLAAGPCHCVVLELDLPNGGALNFLDDMARDTALHSVPVLAHNNRRLGADQERLLQDRAAGQPLELLSSLDELRERIALHLSAEQPGDVLPLVRTEDREASFAQNVDGSLTGRTVLVVDDDARNLYAITGILELHGMQVLQAENGRAGIDTLHRNAGIDLILMDVMMPEMDGYAATAAIRAMPQHADLPIIAVTAKAMIGDREKSLASGASDYVTKPVDAYDLIACIERWLRP; from the coding sequence ATGCCGGGCCCGGCACGGCCTGACCTGGGCCTGCGGCCCTGTACTCAACGAGGAAGGCGGCGGCCGATGACCGGCTCGACGAAGCCCCAGTCCGCTCATCGAGGCGAGGGCGACGGTGCTGCGCAGGTGGGGGAACCTGATCTGCGGCGGCTGTTGGCCGGGCTGACCGCCGTCCGCGACGGCGACTTCGGCACTCGACTGCCGGACGACGCCGACGGGCTGCTCGGCGAGATCGCCACCGTCTTCAACGGCATGGTCGACCAGCTCTCGCTGTTCACCTCCGAGGTGACCCGCGTGGCGCGCGAGGTCGGCACCGAGGGCCGGCTCGGCGGCCAGGCCGAGGTCCCCGGGGTCTCCGGCACCTGGAAGGACCTCACCGACTCCGTCAACGCGATGGCCGGCAACCTGACGACCCAGGTCCGGGACATCGCCCAGGTGGCCACCGCGGTCGCCAAGGGCGACCTCTCGCAGAAGATCGACGTCGCTGCGCGCGGCGAGATCCTTGAGCTGAAGAACACCGTCAACACCATGGTCGACCAGCTCTCCTCGTTCGCCGCGGAGGTGACCCGCGTGGCCCGCGAGGTCGGCAGCGAGGGCCGGCTCGGCGGCCAGGCCCAGGTGCCCGGCGTGGCGGGCACCTGGCGTGATCTGACCGACTCGGTCAACTTCATGGCCGGCAACCTCACCGACCAGGTTCGCAACATCGCCCAGGTCACGACCGCGGTCGCCAAGGGCGACCTGTCGCAGAAGATCACCGTGGACGCCCGCGGCGAGATCCTCGAACTCAAGAACACCGTCAACACCATGGTCGACCAGTTGTCCTCGTTCGCCGGGGAGGTGACCCGCGTTGCCCGCGAGGTCGGCACCGAGGGCCGGCTGGGCGGGCAGGCCGACGTGAAGGGTGTCTCCGGTACCTGGCGTGACCTCACCGACTCGGTGAACTCGATGGCCGGCAACCTGACCGCGCAGGTCCGCTCGATCGCCCAGGTGGCGACGGCGGTGGCGGGCGGCGACCTCTCGCAGAAGATCCGGGTGGACGCCCGCGGCGAGATCCTCGAACTCAAGGAGACCATCAACACGATGGTCGACCAGCTTTCCGCCTTCGCCGGGGAGGTGACCCGGGTGGCCCGCGAGGTCGGCACCGAGGGTCGGCTGGGCGGGCAGGCCGACGTCCGGGACGTATCGGGTACCTGGCGCGACCTCACCGAGTCGGTGAACGTGATGGCGGACAACCTGACCGCGCAGGTCCGCTCGATCGCCGAGGTCACGACCGCTGTCGCACAGGGTGACCTCTCGCAGAAGATCCGGGTGGACGCCCGCGGCGAGATCCTCGAACTCAAGGAGACCATCAACACGATGGTCGACCAGCTCTCCGCCTTCGCCGACGAGGTCACCCGGGTCGCCCGCGAGGTCGGCACCGAGGGCAACCTCGGCGGGCAGGCGACCGTCCGCGGTGTCTCCGGCACCTGGAAGGACCTCACCGACAACGTCAACGTGATGGCCTCCAACCTGACCGGTCAGGTCCGCTCGATCGCCCAGGTGGCGACGGCGGTGGCCCGCGGCGACCTCTCGCAGAAGATCACCGTGGAGGCCAAGGGCGAGGTGGCGGCGCTGGCCGGGGTGATCAACACCATGGTCGACACCCTGTCGGCGTTCGCCGACGAGGTGACCCGGGTGGCCCGCGAGGTCGGCACCGAGGGAACGCTCGGCGGCCAGGCCCGGGTGCCGAACGTGGCCGGCACCTGGAAGGACCTCACCGACAACGTCAACTCGATGGCCAACAACCTCACCGGCCAGGTCCGCAACATCGCCCAGGTCACCACGGCGGTGGCCCGCGGCGACCTGACCCGCAAGATCGACGTCGACGCGCGCGGCGAGATCCTCGAGCTCAAGACCACCATCAACACCATGGTCGACCAGCTCTCCTCGTTCGCCGCCGAGGTGACCCGGGTGGCCCGCGAGGTCGGCAGCGAAGGCCGGCTCGGCGGCCAGGCCGAGGTGGAGGGCGTCTCCGGCACCTGGAAGCGGCTGACCGAGAACGTCAACGAGCTGGCCGGGAACCTGACCCGCCAGGTCCGCGCCATCGCCGAGGTGACCAGCGCGGTCGCCGAGGGCGACCTGACCCGATCCATCACCGTCGATGCCTCCGGCGAGGTCGCGGACCTCAAGGACAACATCAACTTCATGGTGGAGTCCCTGCGCGAGACGACCCGCGCCAACGAGGACCAGGACTGGCTCAAGTCCAACCTGGCCCGGATCTCCGCCCTGATGCAGGGCCGCCGCGACCTGGCCGTCGTCGCCGAACTGATCATGGACGAACTCACCCCGCTGGTCGGCGCCCAGTACGGGGCCTTCTACCTCGCCGAAGAGACCGCCGACACCACGTTCCTCAACCTGATCGGCTCCTACGCCTTCCCGCCCGGCGAGACCCCGGCCCGCTTCAGGCTCGGCGAGTCCTTCGTCGGCCAGGCCGCCCGCAGCCGGCGCACCATCGCCGTCGACTCCCTGCCGGCCGGCTACGTGAGCGTCTCCTCCGGCCTCGGCCGCGCCGAGCCGAAGACCCTGATCGTCCTGCCGATCGTGGTCGAGGGTCAGGTCCTGGGCGTCATCGAACTCGCCACCGTGCACGACTTCACCCCGGTGCACCGCGCGTTCCTCGAACAGCTCATGGAAACCATCGGCGTCAACGTCAACACCATCGTGGCCAACGCCCGCACCGACGAACTCCTCGACGAGTCCCAGCGGCTGACCTCCGAACTCCAGGTGCGGTCCGCCGAACTTCAGTCCCGTCAGGAGGAGTTGCAGTCCTCCAACGCCGAACTGGAGGACAAGGCCGCACTGCTGGCCGCGCAGAACCGGGACATCGAGACCAAGAACCTGGAGATCGAGCAGGCCCGCCAGGAGCTGGAGGACCGCGCCCACCAGCTTTCCCTCGCCTCCACGTACAAGTCCGAGTTCCTGGCCAACATGAGCCACGAGCTGCGCACCCCGCTGAACAGCCTGCTCATCCTGGCCCAGCTGCTGGCCCAGAACCCGACCCGCAACCTGACCGCCAAGCAGGTCGAGTACGCCGGCATCATCCACTCGGCCGGCTCCGACCTGCTGCAGCTGATCAACGACATCCTCGACCTCTCCAAGGTCGAGGCGGGCAAGATGGACGTCACGCCTGAACACATCCCGCTGAACAAGCTGCTCGACTACGTCGAAGCGACGTTCCGCCCCCTGACGACCCAGAAGAGCCTGACCTTCGAAATCAACACGGCCGCCGGTGTACCGGCCCAACTCCTCACCGACGACTACCGGCTGCGCCAGGTGCTGCGCAACCTGCTGTCCAACGCCGTGAAGTTCACGGAGAGGGGCAGCGTCGAGCTGCGGATCGAGGTCGCAGACGCGGCGAGCGTGCCGGAGGCCGCCCGCCGCGACGAGGAACCCGTCATCGCCTTCCACGTGATCGACACCGGTATCGGGATCGAGCCTCAGCACCTGGAGAGCGTGTTCGGCGCCTTCCAGCAGGCCGACGGCACCACCAGCCGCAAGTACGGCGGCACCGGCCTCGGGCTCTCCATCAGCCGGGAGATCGCCTACCTCCTCGGCGGCGCCATCACCGCCCGGAGCACTCCGGGGCACGGCAGTGTGTTCACCCTGTACCTTCCTGCCTCCCGCCCCGAATTCCTCGCGCTGAGCGCGGACAGTCCCCGGGTGGCCCTGGAAGCCGGGCCGGCCGAGGTGACGCCGCCCGGTCAGGGGGCGCCGACGGGATACCTCCCGGCGCCCGAGCCGAGCCAGCCCAGGCGGCTGCTGGTCATCGAGGAACGCCCTCGTGGCCTGCTGTCCCTCGTGGCCGAGAGCGCCGTCGCCGACCTGGCGGGACACGCGGACCCCGCCGACCCCCGCGGGGCGTTCGAGGTCATCACCACCATGGGTGCCCGGGAGGCGGCGGAGACTCTGGCCGCGGGCCCGTGCCACTGCGTGGTCCTGGAACTCGACCTGCCGAACGGCGGGGCACTGAATTTCCTGGACGACATGGCGCGTGACACCGCGTTGCACAGCGTGCCGGTCCTGGCCCACAACAACCGGCGCCTGGGCGCCGACCAGGAGCGGCTCCTGCAGGATCGCGCCGCCGGGCAGCCACTGGAACTGCTGTCCAGCCTCGACGAGCTGCGCGAACGCATCGCACTGCACCTGAGCGCCGAACAGCCCGGCGACGTACTCCCGCTGGTGCGCACCGAGGACCGGGAAGCGTCGTTCGCGCAGAACGTCGACGGCTCGCTCACGGGCCGCACCGTGCTCGTCGTCGACGACGACGCCCGCAACCTGTACGCCATCACCGGCATCCTGGAGCTGCACGGCATGCAGGTCCTGCAGGCGGAGAACGGCCGGGCCGGGATCGACACCCTCCACCGGAACGCCGGCATCGACCTGATCCTGATGGACGTCATGATGCCGGAGATGGACGGGTACGCCGCCACCGCCGCGATCCGCGCGATGCCGCAACACGCGGACCTGCCGATCATCGCCGTCACGGCGAAGGCAATGATCGGCGACCGGGAGAAGAGCCTCGCCTCCGGGGCCAGCGACTACGTCACCAAGCCCGTCGACGCCTACGACCTCATCGCCTGCATCGAGCGTTGGCTGCGCCCATAG
- a CDS encoding GAF domain-containing protein, producing the protein MTEVFVEVANSLTEDFGVIEFLQQLCERCEELLDVAAAGILLADEHDTLMTIAASDERTHMLELFALQHDQGPCVDCYRTGTARTAIDLTDLGVVGDWQAFAAQARQIGFTTANAIPMRLRGRVIGTLGLFQTRPGPLGPDDLMLAQALADVATVAILQQRSLDRSETERGQLQYALTSRIVIEQAKGVLAERWGVRLDDAFAAFRSYARARHMHLAELAGRIARGEFDTNLIPHGD; encoded by the coding sequence GTGACCGAGGTTTTCGTGGAGGTCGCCAACTCGCTGACCGAGGACTTCGGAGTGATCGAATTCCTGCAGCAGTTGTGCGAGCGCTGCGAGGAACTCCTCGACGTCGCGGCCGCGGGCATCCTCCTCGCCGATGAGCACGACACGCTCATGACGATCGCGGCCTCGGACGAACGTACCCACATGCTCGAACTCTTCGCCCTCCAGCACGACCAAGGCCCCTGCGTCGACTGCTATCGCACCGGCACCGCTCGTACGGCCATCGACCTGACGGACCTGGGGGTGGTGGGCGACTGGCAGGCGTTCGCCGCCCAGGCCCGCCAGATCGGATTCACGACCGCGAACGCGATTCCCATGCGTCTGCGCGGGCGGGTGATCGGGACCCTGGGCCTCTTCCAGACCAGACCCGGGCCCCTCGGCCCGGACGACCTCATGCTCGCCCAGGCCCTGGCGGACGTCGCCACGGTCGCGATCCTCCAGCAGCGCAGCCTCGACCGCAGTGAGACCGAACGCGGCCAGTTGCAATACGCGCTGACGAGCCGCATCGTCATCGAGCAGGCCAAAGGAGTCCTCGCCGAGCGCTGGGGCGTTCGGCTCGACGACGCGTTCGCCGCGTTCCGTTCCTACGCGCGCGCCCGGCACATGCACCTGGCAGAACTCGCCGGAAGGATCGCGCGCGGGGAATTCGACACCAACCTGATCCCCCACGGCGATTGA
- a CDS encoding CDGSH iron-sulfur domain-containing protein, which produces MPAESGPLLVEGPVEIVLPDGTVRSEERPTVALCVCRRSKHYPFCDTSHRRRSVPPTERAQQEGAEKPAPVRRSPSDE; this is translated from the coding sequence ATGCCCGCGGAGAGCGGACCCCTGCTGGTGGAGGGGCCCGTCGAGATCGTCCTGCCGGACGGCACCGTGCGGTCGGAAGAGCGCCCGACCGTCGCCCTGTGCGTGTGCAGACGCAGCAAGCACTACCCCTTCTGCGACACCAGCCACCGCCGCCGCTCGGTGCCACCGACGGAGCGGGCGCAGCAGGAGGGCGCGGAAAAGCCCGCCCCCGTTCGTCGAAGTCCGTCCGACGAGTAG